A window of the Synechococcus sp. M16.1 genome harbors these coding sequences:
- a CDS encoding DEAD/DEAH box helicase, translated as MASKPTLTCCLDLSPAGLIRVVSPFDAVTQSQLRRIKPRGRWNGAGQGWDFPLAAADALQQALGRRFPVTSSLQQWLDWCQQPLPPLPPHRTLVAAADLDEVLQDGRRPLRHQRSGVRWLLARRGAVLADEMGLGKTLTALLAARALMRCAELRLLVVAPVGLHPHWRRESEALGVELELASWARLPDTLPPAGTLLVVDEAHYAQSLQAQRTAALLRLARHPRLRAIWMLTGTPMKNGRPSQLYPLLAAMDHPIARDQRQFEERYCQGHWREGRTGKRWQASGASQLEELRRLTRPLILHRRKQQVVDLPPKQRRLHPVELSEAELTGFDHRVELVLDDYRRRVQLGEVRRDAEHLALLTSMRQIAAEFKLPAARQLVESLRRQGEAVVLFSGFVAPLQLLQQTLGGELLTGRQRPAERQESVDRFQQGQNDCLLATFGTGALGFTLHRARHVVLLERPWTPGDLDQAEDRCHRLGMGDGLTCHWLQLGAADQLVDGLLASKAERIELLLGPRRLSLQRQSLPAMVRDCLQLL; from the coding sequence GTGGCGTCAAAACCCACATTGACCTGTTGCCTGGATCTGTCCCCAGCGGGTCTGATTCGCGTGGTCAGCCCCTTTGATGCGGTGACCCAGTCCCAGTTGCGTCGGATCAAGCCACGCGGGCGTTGGAACGGTGCTGGCCAGGGGTGGGATTTCCCCTTGGCTGCAGCCGATGCGCTTCAGCAGGCCCTGGGGCGTCGTTTCCCCGTCACCTCCTCATTGCAGCAGTGGCTCGACTGGTGTCAGCAGCCGCTGCCGCCGCTGCCACCGCACCGGACCCTTGTTGCTGCAGCGGATCTCGACGAAGTCCTGCAGGATGGTCGTCGGCCTCTGCGCCATCAACGCTCCGGGGTCCGCTGGCTCCTGGCCCGTCGCGGCGCCGTTCTGGCCGATGAGATGGGGCTGGGGAAGACCCTCACAGCTCTGTTGGCGGCCCGTGCCCTGATGCGCTGCGCTGAGCTGCGGTTGCTGGTGGTGGCTCCCGTTGGCCTGCATCCCCACTGGCGCCGGGAATCAGAGGCTCTCGGGGTTGAGCTTGAGTTGGCGAGCTGGGCTCGGCTTCCCGACACCCTGCCACCAGCGGGAACGCTCCTGGTGGTGGATGAAGCGCACTACGCCCAGTCGCTTCAGGCGCAGCGCACGGCCGCTTTGCTGCGTCTGGCCCGTCATCCCCGTCTGCGGGCGATCTGGATGCTCACGGGAACCCCGATGAAGAACGGTCGCCCGTCCCAGCTGTATCCCCTGCTGGCGGCGATGGATCATCCGATTGCTCGGGATCAACGCCAGTTCGAAGAGCGGTATTGCCAGGGGCACTGGCGGGAGGGTCGAACCGGTAAACGCTGGCAGGCGTCCGGCGCCAGTCAGCTGGAGGAGCTGCGGCGCTTGACGCGACCGTTGATCCTGCATCGCCGCAAGCAGCAGGTGGTAGACCTTCCTCCCAAGCAGCGACGGCTTCACCCCGTGGAGCTGTCGGAGGCTGAGCTCACAGGTTTCGACCATCGTGTCGAGCTGGTGCTGGATGACTACCGGCGTCGGGTTCAGCTCGGAGAGGTGCGACGGGATGCCGAGCACCTGGCTCTGCTCACCTCCATGCGCCAGATCGCTGCGGAATTCAAATTGCCGGCGGCCCGGCAGCTGGTGGAGTCACTGCGCCGGCAAGGCGAGGCTGTGGTGCTGTTCAGTGGCTTTGTGGCTCCATTGCAGCTGTTGCAGCAAACCCTTGGCGGCGAGTTGTTAACCGGTCGCCAGCGCCCTGCTGAACGCCAGGAGAGTGTTGATCGGTTTCAGCAGGGTCAGAACGATTGTCTGCTGGCCACCTTCGGCACCGGTGCCCTTGGTTTCACCCTGCACCGGGCCCGTCATGTGGTGTTGCTGGAACGCCCCTGGACGCCAGGCGATCTCGACCAAGCCGAAGATCGCTGTCATCGTCTGGGAATGGGAGATGGCCTGACCTGCCATTGGCTGCAACTCGGCGCAGCCGACCAGCTGGTGGATGGCTTGTTGGCGAGCAAGGCGGAACGGATCGAGTTGTTGCTGGGGCCCCGGCGCTTGTCGCTGCAACGTCAATCACTCCCCGCCATGGTGCGGGATTGTTTGCAGCTGCTCTGA
- a CDS encoding alanine--glyoxylate aminotransferase family protein: MQDKLTLMIPGPTPVPETVLKAMGRHPIGHRSGEFQAIVRRTTEQLKWLHQTTSDVLVITGSGTAAMEAGIINTLSRGDKVLCGDNGKFGERWVKVARAYGLDVEVIKAEWGQPLDPEAFRSALEADSAKAIKAVILTHSETSTGVINDLESIARHVKAHGTALTLADCVTSLGATNVPMDEWGLDVVASGAQKGYMLPPGLSFVAMSARAWEAYERSDLPKFYLDLGPYRKTAAKDSNPFTPAVNLYFGLEAALDMMQKEGLDAIFARHSRHRAAAQAGMKAIGLPLFAAEGCGSPAITAVAPEGIDAEKLRKAVKEKFDILLAGGQDHLKGQVFRIGHLGYVCDRDVLTAVAAIESTLQSLGLHKGSMGAGVAAASAALS, from the coding sequence ATGCAGGACAAGCTCACCCTGATGATTCCGGGCCCCACCCCGGTGCCGGAAACGGTGCTGAAGGCCATGGGTCGTCACCCCATCGGCCACCGCAGCGGGGAGTTCCAGGCCATCGTGCGGCGCACCACCGAACAGCTCAAGTGGCTGCACCAGACGACAAGCGATGTACTGGTGATCACCGGCAGCGGAACCGCCGCCATGGAAGCGGGGATCATCAACACCCTCAGCCGCGGCGACAAGGTGCTCTGCGGTGACAACGGCAAGTTCGGCGAACGCTGGGTCAAGGTGGCCCGCGCCTACGGACTCGATGTTGAGGTGATCAAGGCGGAGTGGGGCCAACCCCTCGATCCAGAGGCCTTCCGCTCAGCGTTGGAAGCCGACAGCGCTAAAGCCATCAAGGCCGTGATCCTCACCCACTCGGAAACCTCGACAGGGGTGATCAATGACCTGGAGAGCATTGCCCGTCACGTGAAGGCCCACGGCACGGCACTGACCCTGGCGGACTGCGTCACCAGTCTTGGCGCCACCAACGTTCCGATGGATGAGTGGGGACTGGATGTGGTGGCATCAGGCGCTCAGAAGGGCTACATGCTTCCACCGGGCCTGAGTTTTGTGGCCATGAGTGCACGGGCCTGGGAGGCCTATGAGCGCTCCGATCTGCCCAAGTTCTATCTGGATCTGGGCCCTTATCGGAAAACAGCAGCGAAGGACAGCAACCCCTTCACCCCGGCCGTGAACCTCTACTTCGGCCTGGAGGCTGCTCTGGACATGATGCAGAAGGAAGGCCTGGACGCAATCTTTGCCCGCCACTCCCGCCATCGCGCCGCCGCCCAGGCAGGCATGAAGGCAATAGGCCTGCCCCTGTTTGCCGCCGAGGGTTGCGGCAGCCCGGCCATCACCGCAGTGGCCCCTGAAGGCATCGATGCCGAAAAGTTGCGCAAAGCCGTGAAGGAGAAGTTCGACATTCTTCTGGCTGGAGGACAAGACCACCTGAAAGGTCAGGTGTTCCGCATCGGCCATCTCGGCTACGTCTGCGACCGGGATGTTCTGACCGCCGTCGCTGCGATCGAATCCACCCTTCAGTCCCTTGGTCTGCACAAAGGCAGCATGGGAGCAGGGGTTGCTGCAGCCTCCGCTGCTCTTAGCTAA
- a CDS encoding HNH endonuclease, whose translation MHSRDAVFLDELCPKLRVRRWRQSLHTFTGKSCIYCGKPSESIDHIHPQAKGGSSVTENCVPACLSCNGRKSDADVFDWYRRQRFYDPRRAMAIRAWMDGDLRLAVRLLQWAQPDQPINEPDDISIAAQAA comes from the coding sequence ATGCATAGCAGGGACGCGGTTTTTCTCGACGAACTCTGTCCCAAATTACGCGTTCGAAGATGGCGACAGTCTCTTCACACTTTTACCGGCAAAAGTTGTATTTATTGCGGAAAACCTTCCGAATCAATTGATCACATTCACCCCCAGGCTAAAGGGGGTTCAAGCGTTACTGAAAACTGCGTACCGGCCTGCTTGTCCTGCAATGGCCGCAAATCGGACGCCGACGTTTTCGACTGGTACCGGCGACAGCGCTTCTATGACCCACGCCGCGCCATGGCGATTCGGGCCTGGATGGATGGCGACCTTCGGCTCGCCGTTCGCCTGCTGCAGTGGGCCCAACCGGATCAGCCCATCAACGAGCCGGACGACATCTCAATCGCGGCTCAGGCGGCCTGA
- the efp gene encoding elongation factor P, whose protein sequence is MISSNDFRTGTTIEIDGAVWRVVEFLHVKPGKGSAFVRTKLKAVKSGNVVEKTFRAGEMLPQAMLEKSSLQHTYMEGEDYVFMDMATYEETRLSADQIGESRKYLKEGMEVNVVSWNDTPLEVELPNSVVLEIKETDPGVKGDTATGGTKPAILETGAQVMVPLFLSVGEKIKVDTRNDSYLGRENG, encoded by the coding sequence ATGATCTCCAGTAACGACTTCCGCACCGGCACCACGATTGAGATCGATGGGGCCGTCTGGCGTGTTGTCGAGTTCTTGCACGTCAAGCCCGGCAAGGGATCTGCCTTCGTGCGCACCAAGCTCAAGGCGGTGAAGTCCGGCAACGTGGTGGAGAAGACCTTCCGCGCCGGGGAAATGCTTCCCCAGGCGATGTTGGAGAAATCCTCGCTTCAGCACACCTACATGGAAGGTGAGGACTATGTCTTCATGGACATGGCCACCTACGAGGAGACCCGCCTCAGCGCCGATCAGATCGGCGAGAGCCGCAAATACCTCAAAGAGGGCATGGAGGTGAACGTGGTGTCCTGGAACGACACCCCCCTCGAGGTTGAACTGCCCAACTCCGTGGTTCTGGAGATCAAAGAAACCGACCCTGGCGTCAAAGGCGACACCGCCACCGGTGGCACCAAGCCCGCCATTCTTGAGACCGGTGCACAAGTGATGGTTCCGCTCTTTCTTTCTGTGGGAGAAAAGATCAAAGTGGATACCCGCAACGACAGTTACCTCGGGCGCGAAAACGGATGA
- the accB gene encoding acetyl-CoA carboxylase biotin carboxyl carrier protein, with protein MTMQLDHEQLHRLLEALGESDIQEFRLEGDDFRLEIRRNLPAQAVMAPVMPAPVAAAPAPVAPAEPAAAPPASTATRSDLLEVTAPMVGTFYRAPAPGEPAFVEVGSRINVGQTVCILEAMKLMNELESEVGGEVVEILVDNGTPVEFGQVLMRVKPA; from the coding sequence ATGACCATGCAGCTGGATCACGAACAACTGCACCGCTTGCTGGAAGCGCTCGGCGAGAGTGACATCCAGGAGTTCCGATTGGAAGGGGACGACTTCCGTCTGGAAATCCGTCGCAACTTGCCGGCCCAAGCCGTCATGGCCCCGGTCATGCCCGCTCCCGTTGCTGCTGCACCAGCGCCCGTTGCGCCCGCCGAGCCTGCAGCTGCACCGCCTGCATCCACCGCAACCCGCAGTGACCTGCTCGAAGTCACGGCTCCGATGGTGGGCACCTTCTACCGCGCTCCCGCTCCGGGCGAACCTGCCTTTGTTGAGGTGGGCAGCCGGATCAACGTCGGCCAGACCGTCTGCATCCTTGAGGCGATGAAGCTGATGAACGAGCTGGAGTCTGAGGTTGGCGGTGAAGTGGTGGAGATCCTGGTGGACAACGGCACGCCCGTTGAATTCGGTCAGGTTCTGATGCGGGTCAAGCCGGCCTGA
- a CDS encoding SDR family oxidoreductase: MLADLVKRSQPLAADTKLLVLGGGYSGRCLAGLARALGTPVLCTRRSLDSAEADLLFDSNGQDQLDPAALEGVTHLLSTIPPDREGNDPVLLKLLPTLRSLPLRWAGYLSTTGVYGDRQGGWVSEQDDPAPALDRSMRRLNCEQAWLRSGLPIQILRLPGIYGPGRSVLNGLQQGRARLIDKPGQVFCRIHVEDIAGACWHLMHRAGQDAPASPGNGSIVNVVDDLPAPTAELMRYAADLLGCALPPLEPFDQIVDSMSPMAQSFWSENRRVSNHRLCHELGYPLLHPNYRVGLQDCLNQDKLNPSDLRSPPQSANG; this comes from the coding sequence ATGCTTGCTGATCTTGTCAAGCGGTCGCAGCCGCTGGCGGCTGACACCAAGCTGCTGGTGCTGGGCGGCGGATACAGCGGACGTTGTCTGGCCGGGCTGGCTCGAGCCCTGGGAACACCGGTGCTCTGCACCCGCCGTTCCCTCGACTCTGCCGAGGCGGATCTGCTCTTCGACAGCAATGGTCAGGACCAGCTCGACCCTGCCGCCCTGGAGGGCGTGACCCATCTGCTGTCCACCATCCCCCCGGATCGCGAAGGCAACGATCCGGTCTTGTTGAAGCTGCTGCCAACGCTCAGAAGCCTGCCGCTGCGCTGGGCGGGCTATCTCTCCACCACAGGGGTTTACGGCGATCGTCAGGGCGGTTGGGTGTCGGAACAGGACGACCCGGCACCAGCGCTGGACCGCAGCATGCGCCGCCTCAACTGCGAACAAGCTTGGTTGCGCTCAGGTCTGCCGATCCAGATTCTGCGTCTGCCAGGCATTTATGGACCGGGCCGGTCAGTACTCAACGGCTTGCAGCAAGGGCGGGCCCGCTTGATCGACAAGCCTGGCCAGGTGTTCTGCCGCATCCATGTGGAAGACATCGCAGGGGCCTGCTGGCACCTGATGCATCGCGCCGGACAGGACGCTCCGGCAAGCCCGGGCAATGGAAGCATCGTGAATGTGGTGGATGACCTCCCGGCTCCCACCGCCGAACTAATGCGGTATGCGGCAGACCTGTTGGGTTGTGCCCTGCCGCCGCTGGAGCCGTTCGACCAGATCGTGGACAGCATGAGTCCAATGGCGCAGTCGTTCTGGAGCGAGAACCGCCGCGTCAGCAACCACAGGCTCTGCCATGAGCTCGGTTACCCGTTGCTGCATCCGAACTACCGCGTTGGGCTGCAGGATTGCCTGAACCAGGACAAACTCAATCCGTCTGACCTGCGTTCTCCCCCTCAATCAGCCAACGGTTGA
- a CDS encoding AbrB family transcriptional regulator: protein MPSLATLALYLLAGTAIGLLALFSGIPAAPLAGALLGAGIVSMSGQLEPATWPAGTRTVLEIGIGTVIGTGLTRASLEQLQLLWKPAVLITLALVLTGLVVGLWTSRLLGIDPVVALLGAAPGGISGMSLVGAEFGVGAAVAALHAVRLITVLLVLPLVVRLIVPSTAGS from the coding sequence ATGCCTTCCTTGGCAACGCTGGCGCTGTACCTGCTGGCTGGAACCGCCATCGGACTGCTGGCTCTGTTCAGTGGCATACCCGCCGCACCTCTGGCGGGAGCCTTGCTGGGTGCTGGCATCGTCAGCATGAGCGGCCAACTGGAACCAGCCACATGGCCAGCGGGAACGCGCACGGTTCTGGAGATCGGCATCGGCACCGTGATCGGAACTGGCCTGACCCGAGCGTCCTTGGAGCAACTGCAACTTCTCTGGAAACCAGCGGTTCTGATCACCCTGGCGCTGGTGCTGACAGGACTGGTCGTCGGCCTCTGGACCAGCCGCTTGCTCGGCATTGATCCAGTCGTGGCCTTGCTTGGCGCTGCCCCAGGTGGCATCAGTGGCATGAGCCTGGTCGGTGCCGAATTCGGCGTTGGTGCCGCGGTGGCCGCCCTCCATGCCGTGCGGCTGATCACCGTGCTGCTGGTGCTGCCGTTGGTGGTGCGGCTGATCGTGCCCTCGACAGCTGGAAGCTGA
- a CDS encoding DUF6554 family protein — protein MGPIRSSLVLSAAALIGAFSTMTSPLQAAEATEEKGAKIYCFMRSSGNDHEVSWNAAYAVIKRQRSGVFKTSPEHASVMITEAVVQDPGNFPDCGQFLGDLFGGNSQPATAAALANSSSDSESSIESSDDTTRYSY, from the coding sequence ATGGGTCCCATCAGGTCATCGCTGGTTCTCTCCGCCGCGGCCCTGATCGGCGCTTTCAGCACCATGACCTCCCCCCTGCAAGCGGCCGAAGCCACAGAAGAGAAGGGGGCCAAGATCTATTGCTTCATGCGGTCCAGCGGCAATGACCACGAGGTGAGCTGGAACGCCGCATACGCCGTGATCAAGCGGCAGCGCAGCGGCGTGTTCAAAACATCCCCGGAGCATGCCTCGGTGATGATTACGGAAGCCGTCGTCCAGGACCCCGGCAATTTCCCCGACTGTGGCCAGTTCCTTGGTGATCTGTTCGGCGGGAACTCTCAACCAGCCACCGCTGCCGCCCTTGCAAACTCCTCATCCGACTCCGAAAGCAGCATCGAGAGCAGCGACGACACCACGCGCTACAGCTACTGA
- the cbiD gene encoding cobalt-precorrin-5B (C(1))-methyltransferase CbiD translates to MSGSIAPSSSGLTLPVWVAAAAKAALQVLLGEPFEPEQQLSQGSDQPSLQVPVCSAAPLAPGEALGISRCDPGPGLDLTRDLEVWVRVAWIAATQPVLELQAGEGVGRFGAEGDVCLSGFARELLERNLLPLLPPGRGLLVQPILPRGRVLAERTSNAAFGVVDGLALIGTQAEVQRSAAPDQLQQVLADLRALAADAAFQGRLVLVIGENGLDLARQQGLGSVLKVGNWVGPVLVAAAEAGVRDLLLLGYHGKLIKLAGGIFHTHHHLADGRLEVLVALGLDAGLTVAQLLQLRGAASVEDAFQALEADQATALGQHLAAIVERRSQSYVDRYGAWSMRIGAALFDRSRTLRWWGPEGEKRFFTLRD, encoded by the coding sequence TTGTCCGGTTCCATCGCCCCCTCCAGTTCTGGATTGACCCTGCCGGTGTGGGTGGCGGCGGCGGCCAAGGCGGCCCTGCAGGTGTTGCTTGGTGAGCCGTTTGAGCCTGAGCAGCAGTTGAGTCAGGGCTCAGATCAACCGTCTCTGCAGGTGCCGGTCTGCTCAGCGGCTCCTCTGGCCCCAGGAGAGGCCCTGGGCATCAGCCGTTGTGATCCAGGGCCTGGCCTTGATCTGACGCGGGATCTTGAGGTCTGGGTGCGGGTGGCCTGGATCGCTGCAACCCAGCCGGTGCTCGAGCTGCAGGCCGGAGAAGGGGTGGGTCGTTTTGGCGCTGAGGGGGACGTTTGCCTCTCCGGTTTTGCCCGTGAGCTGTTGGAGCGGAATCTGTTGCCCCTGCTGCCGCCGGGTCGGGGCTTGCTGGTGCAGCCGATTCTTCCGAGGGGCCGCGTCCTGGCCGAACGCACCAGCAATGCCGCCTTCGGTGTTGTTGATGGTCTGGCGTTGATCGGCACCCAGGCGGAGGTGCAGCGCAGTGCCGCACCGGATCAACTGCAGCAGGTGTTGGCAGACCTGAGGGCGCTTGCTGCGGATGCGGCGTTTCAGGGACGCCTCGTTCTGGTGATCGGTGAGAACGGCTTGGATCTGGCCCGCCAGCAGGGTCTGGGGTCCGTGCTGAAGGTGGGGAACTGGGTGGGGCCCGTACTGGTGGCCGCGGCGGAGGCCGGTGTTCGCGATCTGCTGCTGCTCGGCTACCACGGCAAATTGATCAAGCTGGCCGGCGGCATCTTTCACACCCATCACCACCTGGCCGATGGCCGTCTGGAGGTGCTTGTGGCCCTGGGCCTTGATGCCGGTCTGACGGTTGCCCAGTTGCTGCAACTGCGGGGTGCTGCATCCGTTGAGGACGCCTTTCAGGCCCTGGAGGCCGATCAAGCCACGGCCCTCGGGCAACATCTGGCCGCGATCGTGGAGCGGCGCAGCCAGTCCTATGTGGATCGCTACGGCGCCTGGTCGATGCGGATTGGTGCTGCTCTGTTCGACCGAAGCCGCACCCTGCGCTGGTGGGGACCGGAGGGGGAGAAGCGCTTCTTTACATTGAGGGATTGA
- the guaA gene encoding glutamine-hydrolyzing GMP synthase — protein MSQPSSDGQRQPAIVILDFGSQYSELIARRVRETEVFSVVLGYSTSAEELRRMAPKGIILSGGPSSVYAEHAPLCDPGIWDLGIPVLGVCYGMQLMVQQLGGVVEAATGKAEYGKAPLEVDDPTDLLTNVDNGSTMWMSHGDSVKALPDGFVRLAHTANTPEAAVAHLQRKLYGVQFHPEVVHSTCGMALIRNFVYHVCGCDPDWTTAAFIDEAVGLVREQVGDKRVLLALSGGVDSSTLAFLLKKAIGDQLTCMFIDQGFMRKGEPEFLMDFFDRKFNIHVEYINARQRFIGKLKGITDPEEKRKIIGTEFIRVFEEESKRLGPFDYLAQGTLYPDVIESAGTNVDPKTGERVAVKIKSHHNVGGLPKDLQFKLVEPLRKLFKDEVRKVGRSLGLPEEIVRRHPFPGPGLAIRILGEVTDEKLDCLRDADLIVRQEIKEAGLYHDIWQAFAVLLPVRSVGVMGDKRTYAWPIVLRCVSSEDGMTADWSRLPYDLMETLSNRIVNEVKGVNRVVLDITSKPPGTIEWE, from the coding sequence ATGTCCCAGCCCTCGTCCGACGGTCAGCGTCAGCCGGCCATCGTCATCCTTGATTTCGGCTCCCAGTATTCGGAGCTGATCGCCCGGCGCGTGCGCGAGACCGAAGTCTTCTCGGTCGTCCTCGGTTACAGCACGTCGGCCGAGGAGCTGCGACGCATGGCTCCGAAGGGAATCATCCTCAGCGGTGGCCCAAGTTCCGTGTATGCAGAGCATGCTCCGCTCTGCGATCCCGGCATCTGGGATCTGGGCATTCCCGTGCTGGGGGTTTGCTATGGGATGCAGCTGATGGTGCAGCAGCTCGGGGGCGTTGTGGAAGCCGCCACGGGCAAGGCCGAGTACGGCAAAGCGCCCCTGGAAGTGGACGACCCCACGGACCTGCTCACCAATGTCGACAACGGTTCGACGATGTGGATGAGCCATGGCGACTCAGTGAAGGCTCTGCCCGATGGGTTTGTGCGCCTGGCCCACACCGCCAACACGCCGGAGGCGGCGGTGGCGCACCTGCAACGCAAGCTCTACGGGGTGCAATTCCACCCCGAGGTGGTCCATTCCACCTGCGGCATGGCCCTGATCCGCAATTTCGTTTATCACGTTTGCGGTTGTGATCCCGATTGGACCACCGCGGCCTTCATTGATGAGGCCGTTGGTCTGGTGCGGGAGCAGGTGGGTGACAAGCGCGTCCTGTTGGCGCTCTCCGGTGGCGTGGATTCGTCCACCCTCGCCTTCCTGCTCAAAAAGGCGATTGGTGATCAGCTCACCTGCATGTTCATCGACCAGGGCTTCATGCGGAAGGGTGAGCCCGAGTTCCTCATGGACTTCTTCGATCGGAAGTTCAACATCCATGTGGAATACATCAATGCCCGTCAGCGCTTCATCGGCAAGCTGAAGGGCATCACCGATCCGGAGGAGAAGCGCAAGATCATCGGCACCGAGTTCATCCGTGTTTTCGAAGAGGAGAGCAAACGGCTCGGACCTTTTGATTACCTGGCCCAGGGCACGCTCTATCCCGATGTGATCGAAAGCGCTGGCACCAACGTGGACCCCAAGACGGGCGAGAGGGTTGCCGTGAAGATCAAGAGTCACCACAACGTGGGCGGTCTTCCCAAAGACCTGCAGTTCAAGTTGGTGGAGCCCTTGCGCAAGCTGTTCAAGGATGAAGTGCGCAAGGTGGGACGCAGCCTTGGCCTCCCCGAGGAGATCGTGCGCCGGCATCCCTTCCCGGGGCCTGGTCTGGCCATCCGCATCTTGGGTGAAGTCACCGACGAGAAGCTGGACTGCCTGCGTGATGCCGACCTGATCGTTCGCCAGGAAATCAAGGAAGCAGGGCTGTATCACGACATCTGGCAGGCCTTCGCGGTGCTGCTGCCGGTGCGTTCGGTTGGGGTGATGGGGGACAAACGCACCTATGCCTGGCCGATCGTGCTGCGTTGTGTGTCCAGTGAGGACGGCATGACCGCCGATTGGTCCCGCCTTCCTTACGACCTGATGGAGACCCTCTCCAATCGGATCGTGAATGAGGTGAAGGGGGTGAACCGGGTGGTGCTCGACATCACCAGCAAGCCCCCCGGCACGATCGAGTGGGAATAA
- the pdxA gene encoding 4-hydroxythreonine-4-phosphate dehydrogenase PdxA, with the protein MGPHDSTNPRHELVIALGDPAGIGMEVVLKALASPTLPPELQPLLVGCRRTLISTHARLQRQTSHPLANPAALRIDDQPLEASVQPGQPTTSGADAGFRWLTRAVELLQERGSRALVTAPIAKHLWHAAGHRYPGQTERLAELAGRQRSSMLFTAVSPTSGWRLNTLLATTHIPLSQVPEALTPDLVHHKLNVLEEFCRRFTSTPHLRIAGLNPHAGEAGQLGHEEAEWLLPLLDQWRKDHPQVQLVGPVPPDTCWISAARAWQSPNQPGPDGILALYHDQGLIPVKLLAFDAAVNTTLELPFLRTSPDHGTAFDIAGQGIASPESTTAALQAAWDLS; encoded by the coding sequence ATGGGCCCCCACGATTCCACGAACCCTAGGCATGAGCTGGTGATCGCTCTCGGCGATCCCGCGGGCATCGGCATGGAAGTGGTGCTCAAAGCCCTCGCCTCACCCACGCTCCCCCCAGAGCTCCAGCCCCTGCTGGTGGGTTGCCGACGCACGCTGATCAGCACCCACGCGCGACTGCAGCGGCAAACGAGCCACCCCCTTGCCAACCCCGCAGCCCTCAGGATCGACGACCAACCGCTGGAGGCCAGCGTTCAGCCAGGACAGCCCACCACCAGCGGAGCCGATGCGGGGTTTCGCTGGCTGACCCGCGCCGTCGAACTGCTGCAGGAACGAGGGTCCCGCGCCCTGGTCACCGCGCCCATCGCCAAACACCTCTGGCATGCGGCCGGCCACCGCTATCCCGGGCAGACCGAACGCCTGGCTGAGTTGGCTGGACGCCAGCGCTCCTCAATGCTGTTCACGGCCGTCTCTCCAACCAGCGGATGGCGCCTGAACACCTTGCTGGCCACCACCCACATCCCCCTCAGCCAGGTCCCTGAAGCGCTGACACCAGACCTGGTACACCACAAACTGAACGTGCTGGAGGAGTTCTGTCGACGCTTCACGAGCACACCCCATCTGCGCATTGCCGGTCTGAATCCCCATGCCGGTGAAGCCGGTCAACTGGGCCACGAAGAAGCCGAATGGCTGCTGCCGCTGCTGGATCAATGGCGGAAGGACCATCCTCAGGTGCAGCTGGTGGGTCCCGTTCCTCCGGACACCTGCTGGATCAGCGCTGCTCGCGCTTGGCAGTCGCCAAACCAGCCTGGTCCTGACGGGATCCTGGCCCTGTATCACGACCAGGGGCTCATTCCCGTGAAGCTGCTGGCCTTCGACGCAGCGGTGAATACCACTTTGGAACTGCCGTTCCTACGCACCTCCCCCGACCACGGCACCGCCTTCGACATTGCAGGCCAAGGGATCGCAAGCCCTGAGAGCACGACGGCAGCCCTTCAGGCCGCCTGGGACCTGAGCTGA
- a CDS encoding chemotaxis protein yields the protein MTSSVSFRITRTAEDLAQTITALSQRLVKLEQRQEAIELQLRQQQQNLNAVPDEEISTLEGVEALLRETRELLESTAPMPEPEMAEESSQNHAWGQEAETEAGRDVA from the coding sequence ATGACGTCCTCCGTGTCCTTTCGGATCACCCGCACTGCGGAAGATCTCGCGCAAACCATCACGGCTCTGTCGCAGCGCTTGGTGAAACTGGAACAGCGTCAGGAAGCGATTGAGCTGCAACTGCGCCAGCAGCAGCAGAATCTGAATGCTGTCCCAGACGAAGAGATCTCCACTCTCGAGGGCGTAGAAGCTCTGCTGCGGGAAACGCGGGAGCTGTTGGAGAGCACAGCTCCGATGCCAGAGCCTGAAATGGCTGAGGAGTCCTCCCAGAACCATGCCTGGGGTCAGGAGGCCGAAACAGAAGCGGGCCGCGATGTCGCGTAG